The following proteins are co-located in the Hyalangium minutum genome:
- a CDS encoding KdsC family phosphatase, with protein sequence MNQDLESLKARVRHLSVMIFDIDGTLTDGRIFWVPNSGWTQMYSVRDGMGIKRLQEVGIEVAAISGGDSLSAQMRMQSLGLRHVHFGSQDKVAHFEKLLELLKVSADRCGYMGDEVVDLPLLKAVGFSAAPPEAPDEVRAQVHYVAQKPAGFGAAREVCEFILRHRQKG encoded by the coding sequence ATGAACCAGGACCTCGAGTCGCTCAAGGCCCGGGTGCGTCACCTGTCGGTGATGATCTTCGACATCGACGGGACGCTGACGGACGGGCGCATCTTCTGGGTGCCGAACTCCGGCTGGACGCAGATGTACAGCGTGCGCGACGGCATGGGCATCAAGCGGCTGCAGGAAGTAGGCATCGAGGTGGCGGCCATCTCCGGCGGCGACAGCCTGTCGGCGCAGATGCGGATGCAGTCGCTGGGGCTGCGGCACGTGCACTTCGGCAGCCAGGACAAGGTGGCGCACTTCGAGAAGCTGCTGGAGCTGCTGAAGGTGTCAGCGGACCGGTGTGGTTACATGGGGGACGAGGTGGTGGACCTGCCGCTGTTGAAGGCGGTGGGGTTCTCTGCGGCGCCTCCGGAGGCCCCGGACGAGGTCCGTGCACAAGTGCACTATGTCGCGCAGAAGCCGGCGGGGTTCGGCGCGGCGCGCGAAGTGTGCGAGTTCATTCTTCGTCACCGTCAGAAGGGCTGA
- a CDS encoding MXAN_5187 C-terminal domain-containing protein, whose translation MPPEIGKPTSAAKSSPGKSSANLKALGGDDASKKSTSERAIEECAELEEELMVLKVTYEQYFMGNERLPPTLAHDTFRKRLNKLKTGLVRNTAVKFRISSLYNKFLTYERLWQRTLQEIESGTYKRDMYKAKRRANKSGDADKRKGEAHNLTEEISEDDLEEVLDIVPNEPKPVAEPQRFIPRPVEPGPAAVPFRPVPSVATVPAVGPMVPAVAPTVAPMATGGTPFRGTPSVAPLPSIPAMTSPAKGTGSPPGVQAKGAPTIPPGATPSKGTPAIPPVATPSKGTASVPPGGTPARGTSGSSSPPARGVPAFGAPSQGSSGIAAALESLADEPLGAKPSAPSASRPPPSAGARPGAPSSAGSKPGMPAAAKPASQPSQPPKPAAGGGGGAGLSDEKLKAVYDAYVTAKRRNQEDTSKMNYESVAANLRKQVPELLKQHNAKSVEFKVVIKDGKATLKAVPK comes from the coding sequence ATGCCGCCGGAGATCGGAAAGCCTACATCTGCCGCCAAGTCCTCACCCGGCAAGTCCTCCGCCAATCTGAAGGCGCTGGGGGGAGACGACGCGTCGAAGAAGTCCACGAGTGAGAGAGCCATCGAGGAGTGCGCGGAGCTCGAAGAAGAGCTCATGGTCCTCAAGGTGACGTACGAGCAGTACTTCATGGGCAATGAGCGGCTGCCGCCGACTCTGGCTCACGACACCTTCAGGAAACGGCTGAACAAGCTGAAGACGGGCCTGGTGCGCAACACCGCGGTGAAGTTCCGCATCTCCTCGCTCTACAACAAGTTCCTCACCTACGAGCGCCTGTGGCAGCGCACGCTCCAGGAAATCGAATCGGGCACGTACAAGCGGGACATGTACAAGGCCAAGCGCCGCGCGAATAAGTCCGGAGACGCGGACAAGCGCAAGGGCGAGGCCCACAACCTCACGGAGGAGATCTCCGAGGACGATTTGGAGGAAGTGCTCGACATCGTCCCCAACGAGCCGAAGCCGGTCGCGGAGCCTCAGCGGTTCATCCCTCGGCCGGTGGAGCCCGGGCCCGCCGCCGTGCCGTTCCGGCCCGTGCCCTCGGTGGCCACGGTGCCCGCGGTGGGGCCGATGGTCCCCGCGGTGGCGCCCACGGTGGCGCCCATGGCCACGGGCGGCACACCGTTCCGCGGTACGCCCTCGGTGGCACCCCTGCCGTCCATTCCCGCGATGACGTCTCCGGCGAAGGGCACGGGCTCGCCCCCGGGAGTTCAGGCGAAGGGCGCCCCTACGATTCCTCCGGGTGCCACGCCCTCGAAGGGCACCCCCGCGATTCCTCCCGTCGCCACGCCCTCGAAGGGGACGGCCTCGGTGCCCCCGGGCGGTACGCCGGCACGGGGTACCTCGGGCAGCTCGAGCCCGCCCGCGCGCGGAGTGCCCGCGTTCGGCGCGCCCTCGCAGGGCTCGTCCGGCATCGCCGCAGCCCTGGAGAGCCTCGCGGACGAGCCGTTGGGCGCCAAGCCCTCGGCGCCCAGCGCCTCGCGTCCTCCTCCTTCCGCGGGAGCGCGTCCGGGGGCTCCGTCCTCGGCGGGCTCCAAGCCGGGGATGCCCGCGGCGGCCAAGCCCGCCTCTCAGCCTTCTCAGCCGCCCAAGCCTGCGGCGGGTGGCGGCGGCGGGGCGGGGCTGAGCGACGAGAAGCTCAAGGCGGTCTACGACGCTTACGTCACCGCGAAGCGCCGCAACCAGGAGGACACCTCGAAGATGAACTACGAGTCGGTGGCGGCGAACCTGCGCAAGCAGGTGCCGGAGCTGCTCAAGCAGCACAACGCCAAGTCGGTGGAGTTCAAGGTCGTCATCAAGGACGGCAAGGCCACGCTGAAGGCCGTGCCGAAGTAG
- a CDS encoding prolipoprotein diacylglyceryl transferase encodes MLPILIRLTFESLWSQLLLYAVALAVVASIARNGWMGAQGELTKQGTRTEVKRADKVQRALLYGGGGAVLAWFGLQYAMPASAFPGGKGEGIPVHTYGVLLAAGFFCAANVAARLAQDEWRKVEWVEGQGWVDTEGPRRREQVLDLGFWVLVGGLVGSRVLFIIVNWQDYAKNLGSIFSLGGGLVFYGGLIGAAVAAYAFARVNGMEFLRLADLAIPTVSLGQALGRLGCFSAGCCWGGPAGSHSALAVRFPGAGLARDLFGHLTGAGSTAYSSQAMDPRYVLEATGEVFPQAVPGAVRISEWVSQHGTTLPVHPTQLFESLGQAAIFASLLYLRRSRRFHGQIFSLWLMAYAVLRSTVELFRGDAERGTLHGLLTSSAPSLAKWVPLEAWYNISTSQFISLCMFTFGATLMYQRARRLGGAAGLGATPSPA; translated from the coding sequence ATGCTTCCCATCCTCATCCGCCTCACCTTCGAGTCCCTGTGGTCGCAGTTGCTGCTGTACGCGGTGGCGCTGGCCGTGGTGGCCTCCATCGCGCGCAACGGCTGGATGGGCGCGCAGGGCGAGCTGACGAAGCAGGGCACGCGGACCGAGGTGAAGCGCGCGGACAAGGTGCAGCGCGCGCTGCTCTACGGCGGAGGTGGCGCGGTGCTGGCGTGGTTTGGCCTGCAGTACGCGATGCCCGCCAGCGCCTTCCCGGGTGGCAAGGGCGAGGGCATTCCGGTGCACACCTACGGTGTGCTGCTGGCCGCCGGCTTCTTCTGCGCGGCGAACGTGGCGGCACGGCTGGCCCAGGACGAGTGGCGCAAGGTGGAGTGGGTGGAGGGGCAGGGCTGGGTGGACACCGAGGGCCCTCGGCGCCGCGAGCAGGTGCTGGATTTGGGCTTCTGGGTGCTCGTGGGCGGGCTGGTGGGCAGCCGCGTGCTCTTCATCATCGTCAACTGGCAGGACTACGCGAAGAACCTGGGCAGCATCTTCTCGTTGGGCGGCGGCCTCGTCTTCTACGGCGGCCTCATTGGCGCGGCGGTGGCGGCCTACGCCTTCGCCCGGGTGAATGGCATGGAGTTCCTGCGCCTGGCGGACCTGGCCATCCCCACCGTGTCGCTCGGGCAGGCGCTGGGGCGGCTGGGCTGCTTCTCCGCGGGCTGCTGCTGGGGTGGGCCGGCCGGGAGTCACTCGGCGCTGGCCGTGCGTTTCCCAGGCGCGGGGCTGGCGAGAGACCTCTTCGGCCACCTCACCGGCGCGGGCAGCACGGCCTACAGCTCCCAGGCGATGGACCCGCGCTACGTCCTCGAGGCCACCGGCGAGGTGTTTCCCCAGGCCGTTCCAGGCGCGGTGCGCATCTCTGAGTGGGTGTCGCAGCACGGCACCACGCTGCCGGTGCACCCCACGCAGCTCTTCGAGTCCCTGGGCCAGGCGGCCATCTTCGCCAGCCTGCTCTACCTGCGCCGCTCCCGGCGCTTCCACGGGCAGATTTTCTCCCTGTGGCTCATGGCCTACGCGGTGCTGCGCTCCACGGTGGAGCTGTTCCGCGGGGACGCCGAGCGCGGCACGCTGCACGGCCTGTTGACTTCCAGCGCCCCTTCCCTGGCGAAGTGGGTTCCCCTGGAAGCCTGGTACAACATCTCCACCAGCCAGTTCATCTCCCTGTGTATGTTCACCTTTGGGGCCACCCTCATGTACCAACGCGCCCGCCGGCTGGGCGGGGCGGCAGGCCTGGGCGCTACTCCCAGTCCGGCATGA
- the lspA gene encoding signal peptidase II: protein MPRKYLILLVITLGAVALDQWTKYDVVGSLTTRFDGLETTGERLKAMYGSDVPPPGVDGRHFRAKRSVEVLESFLRLRYEENPGAAWGMFRTLPREVRGPLFHVVSIGAVILIGYYFTKLSGKDPKERWALWGLSLVLGGALGNYIDRVARGFVVDFVQAHWKDQAYWPSFNVADMAICVGVGMLILDAFVRKDPQPGARA from the coding sequence GTGCCGCGCAAATATCTCATCCTCCTCGTCATCACCCTGGGCGCTGTCGCGCTCGACCAGTGGACCAAGTACGACGTCGTGGGCAGCCTCACCACGCGCTTCGACGGCCTGGAAACCACCGGTGAGCGCCTGAAGGCGATGTACGGCAGCGATGTGCCGCCCCCCGGCGTGGATGGCCGCCACTTCCGCGCCAAGCGCTCGGTGGAGGTCCTCGAGTCCTTCCTGCGCCTGCGCTACGAGGAGAACCCGGGCGCCGCGTGGGGCATGTTCCGCACCCTGCCGCGCGAGGTGCGCGGGCCCCTGTTCCACGTGGTGAGCATCGGCGCCGTGATTCTGATCGGCTATTACTTCACCAAGCTCTCCGGGAAGGACCCCAAGGAGCGCTGGGCGCTGTGGGGCCTGTCGCTGGTGCTCGGCGGCGCGCTGGGCAACTACATCGACCGGGTGGCCCGGGGCTTCGTGGTGGACTTCGTCCAGGCGCACTGGAAGGACCAGGCCTACTGGCCCTCGTTCAACGTGGCGGACATGGCCATCTGCGTGGGCGTGGGGATGCTCATCCTCGACGCCTTCGTGCGGAAGGACCCTCAGCCAGGGGCTCGCGCCTGA
- the lspA gene encoding signal peptidase II: MKNLRLLILVALSTLAVDQVTKYLAVANLTDALDGRTGLARLQGYFSEQNLDNSPPAEGGRYRATRPYRFIEDYWHFRYVENPGAAWGLFSNLPDGVRRAFFHVVSLAALAFIFTMYTRLEPGQHLVRGALALVAGGALGNFMDRLVRGYVIDFIDWHWRNQPGMRWPTFNVADAAICVGVALMLLDSLRLRRSEPVTPPLAESPNP; encoded by the coding sequence ATGAAGAACCTCCGCCTCCTCATCCTCGTGGCCCTCAGCACCCTGGCTGTCGATCAGGTAACCAAGTACCTGGCGGTGGCGAACCTCACGGACGCGCTGGATGGGCGCACGGGCTTGGCCCGGCTGCAGGGGTACTTCTCCGAGCAGAACCTGGACAACTCGCCGCCGGCCGAGGGCGGCCGCTACCGCGCCACCCGGCCTTACCGCTTCATCGAGGACTACTGGCACTTCCGCTATGTGGAGAACCCGGGCGCCGCCTGGGGCCTGTTCTCCAACCTGCCCGACGGCGTGCGCCGCGCCTTCTTCCACGTGGTGAGCCTGGCGGCCCTGGCCTTCATCTTCACCATGTACACGCGGCTGGAGCCCGGGCAGCACCTGGTGCGCGGGGCGCTGGCGCTGGTGGCGGGCGGGGCGCTGGGCAACTTCATGGACCGGCTGGTGCGCGGCTACGTCATCGACTTCATCGATTGGCACTGGCGCAACCAGCCCGGTATGCGCTGGCCCACCTTCAATGTGGCGGACGCCGCCATCTGTGTCGGCGTGGCGCTGATGCTGCTGGATTCGCTGCGCCTGCGCCGGAGCGAGCCGGTCACCCCGCCGCTCGCTGAGAGCCCCAATCCGTGA
- a CDS encoding FAM210A/B-like domain-containing protein, translating into MPPVDPPVEKPTSTDTVPTQGPAQAQTKPPLKERLKVLMTEYGFLAVLVYLSTSVVSITVFTVLIQTADLKALGDRFGVQLEGTSGLLGTLGAAWVLTKLIQVPRIFATLALTPLIGRIPFVARQLKRLE; encoded by the coding sequence ATGCCGCCTGTTGACCCCCCTGTGGAAAAGCCCACTTCGACCGACACCGTTCCGACGCAGGGCCCGGCCCAGGCCCAGACCAAGCCTCCACTGAAGGAGCGCCTCAAGGTGCTCATGACGGAGTACGGCTTCCTGGCCGTGCTCGTCTACCTGAGCACCTCCGTGGTGAGCATCACGGTGTTCACCGTGCTCATCCAGACGGCGGATCTGAAGGCGCTGGGCGACAGGTTCGGCGTCCAGCTCGAGGGCACCAGCGGCCTGCTGGGCACGCTGGGGGCGGCCTGGGTGCTGACCAAGCTCATCCAGGTGCCGCGCATCTTCGCCACGCTGGCGCTCACCCCCCTCATCGGGCGCATCCCCTTCGTGGCGCGGCAGCTCAAGCGCCTCGAGTGA